One window of the Choristoneura fumiferana chromosome 18, NRCan_CFum_1, whole genome shotgun sequence genome contains the following:
- the LOC141437950 gene encoding inactive CLIP domain-containing serine protease A3-like isoform X2, whose translation MCLWLLTACLGMLPTNPSPTTVIVVGAPPSPILVPTTTTTTTTTRTTVPPGPPSTMTGATGPPTMPPTTVTTTTTTTTTARPPPPSSAATTAPPTMPPTTVTTTTASPPPPTSAATTAPSTIGMPSIDPRLGTTPATSAALQVPPIIGYSAQVPSYDTSVRFPRERRSTKSKEKSKLLKLFDNFGTVYTGNHQIHKRQSCRCVAAGTCTNNGNYGAGMIDIRIVTPGVSVTQCPAGQEYCCGTSTTVIGCGTLQAVPATAITPAAGQANFGEYPWQALILTRQNDYVAGGVLIDQNNVITVTHRLTSYVVSGTAPNLKVRLGEWDAAGTYEPVAYQEYTISRVFSHPSYNPTTLQYDITVLRLANPVPLTPMTGSATTINRACLPSSSTATYTGQRCWVSGWGKNMFGQSGQYQQILKEVDVPIVAPATCQAEMQAARLGASFVLDTTSFICAGGEANKDACTGDGGSGLVCQVNGQWVVVGLVAWGLGCAAANVPGAYVNVAALLPWIQTQVATA comes from the exons ATGTGTTTGTGGCTCTTAACTGCTTGTTTAGGGATGCTGCCCACAAATCCTTCACCAACGACGGTCATTGTCGTGGGAGCTCCTCCGAGTCCAATACTAGTGCCGACAACGACGACTACAACAACGACCACTAGAACCACGGTTCCTCCCGGACCTCCGAGTACTATGACAGGTGCGACAGGACCACCGACAATGCCTCCTACTACTGTTACTACTACCACCACGACGACAACTACGGCGAGGCCTCCTCCGCCGTCATCAGCAGCCACTACTGCGCCGCCTACAATGCCTCCTACTACTGTTACCACTACTACCGCTAGTCCTCCACCGCCAACCTCGGCCGCCACTACTGCGCCATCTACAATAG GCATGCCGTCGATTGATCCGCGGCTGGGCACAACCCCGGCAACATCGGCAGCATTGCAAGTACCACCAATTATTGGCTACAGTGCTCAAGTTCCATCGTACGACACCTCAGTAAGATTTCCTAGAGAACGAAGAAGCACAAAATCTAAGGAGAAAAGCAAATTATTGAAGCTTTTTGACAACTTTGGCACTGTCTACACCGGTAATCACCAAATCCATAAAAGGCAAAGTTGCAGATGCGTCGCTGCTGGTACTTGTACCAATAATGGAAATTATGGAGCCGGTATGATTGATATTAGAATTGTGACACCG GGGGTGTCTGTAACGCAATGTCCTGCGGGCCAAGAATACTGCTGCGGCACCTCGACGACAGTTATAGGATGCGGCACATTGCAGGCAGTACCTGCCACAGCCATCACTCCAGCTGCTGGACAAGCTAACTTTGGAGAATATCCATGGCAG GCACTCATACTTACGAGACAGAATGATTATGTCGCTGGAGGTGTACTAATTGATCAGAACAACGTCATAACTGTTACTCATCGGTTAACTTCTTATGT TGTTTCAGGTACGGCTCCCAATTTGAAAGTTCGATTAGGCGAGTGGGACGCTGCCGGAACGTACGAACCAGTGGCATACCAAGAATATACAATTAGCAGAGTCTTTAGTCACCCATCGTACAATCCTACGACTCTGCAGTACGACATTACTGTTCTTCGACTAGCGAATCCAGTACCACTGACGCCTATGACTGGCTCTGCAACAACAATCAACAGGGCCTGCCTTCCATCGTCAAGTACTGCAACTTATACTGGACAGAG ATGTTGGGTGTCAGGATGGGGTAAAAACATGTTTGGCCAGTCGGGGCAATATCAGCAAATTCTCAAGGAAGTAGATGTCCCTATAGTAGCACCCGCTACGTGTCAGGCTGAGATGCAGGCTGCTCGCCTAGGCGCAAGCTTCGTACTTGATACTACATCATTCATTTGTGCTGGAGGGGAAGCCAATAAAGACGCGTGCACA GGTGACGGCGGGTCTGGCCTGGTGTGCCAGGTGAACGGGCAGTGGGTGGTGGTGGGCTTAGTGGCGTGGGGTCTGGGCTGTGCCGCCGCCAACGTGCCCGGTGCTTACGTCAACGTCGCTGCACTGCTGCCGTGGATACAGACCCAGGTTGCTACCGCATAA
- the LOC141437950 gene encoding inactive CLIP domain-containing serine protease A3-like isoform X1 — MCLWLLTACLGMLPTNPSPTTVIVVGAPPSPILVPTTTTTTTTTRTTVPPGPPSTMTGATGPPTMPPTTVTTTTTTTTTARPPPPSSAATTAPPTMPPTTVTTTTASPPPPTSAATTAPSTIGGLLLPVILCNNPDIVCISNPDESAAGMPSIDPRLGTTPATSAALQVPPIIGYSAQVPSYDTSVRFPRERRSTKSKEKSKLLKLFDNFGTVYTGNHQIHKRQSCRCVAAGTCTNNGNYGAGMIDIRIVTPGVSVTQCPAGQEYCCGTSTTVIGCGTLQAVPATAITPAAGQANFGEYPWQALILTRQNDYVAGGVLIDQNNVITVTHRLTSYVVSGTAPNLKVRLGEWDAAGTYEPVAYQEYTISRVFSHPSYNPTTLQYDITVLRLANPVPLTPMTGSATTINRACLPSSSTATYTGQRCWVSGWGKNMFGQSGQYQQILKEVDVPIVAPATCQAEMQAARLGASFVLDTTSFICAGGEANKDACTGDGGSGLVCQVNGQWVVVGLVAWGLGCAAANVPGAYVNVAALLPWIQTQVATA; from the exons ATGTGTTTGTGGCTCTTAACTGCTTGTTTAGGGATGCTGCCCACAAATCCTTCACCAACGACGGTCATTGTCGTGGGAGCTCCTCCGAGTCCAATACTAGTGCCGACAACGACGACTACAACAACGACCACTAGAACCACGGTTCCTCCCGGACCTCCGAGTACTATGACAGGTGCGACAGGACCACCGACAATGCCTCCTACTACTGTTACTACTACCACCACGACGACAACTACGGCGAGGCCTCCTCCGCCGTCATCAGCAGCCACTACTGCGCCGCCTACAATGCCTCCTACTACTGTTACCACTACTACCGCTAGTCCTCCACCGCCAACCTCGGCCGCCACTACTGCGCCATCTACAATAGGTGGATTACTTTTACCCGTAATTCTTTGTAACAACCCTGACATCGTATGTATCTCTAACCCTGATGAATCCGCTGCAGGCATGCCGTCGATTGATCCGCGGCTGGGCACAACCCCGGCAACATCGGCAGCATTGCAAGTACCACCAATTATTGGCTACAGTGCTCAAGTTCCATCGTACGACACCTCAGTAAGATTTCCTAGAGAACGAAGAAGCACAAAATCTAAGGAGAAAAGCAAATTATTGAAGCTTTTTGACAACTTTGGCACTGTCTACACCGGTAATCACCAAATCCATAAAAGGCAAAGTTGCAGATGCGTCGCTGCTGGTACTTGTACCAATAATGGAAATTATGGAGCCGGTATGATTGATATTAGAATTGTGACACCG GGGGTGTCTGTAACGCAATGTCCTGCGGGCCAAGAATACTGCTGCGGCACCTCGACGACAGTTATAGGATGCGGCACATTGCAGGCAGTACCTGCCACAGCCATCACTCCAGCTGCTGGACAAGCTAACTTTGGAGAATATCCATGGCAG GCACTCATACTTACGAGACAGAATGATTATGTCGCTGGAGGTGTACTAATTGATCAGAACAACGTCATAACTGTTACTCATCGGTTAACTTCTTATGT TGTTTCAGGTACGGCTCCCAATTTGAAAGTTCGATTAGGCGAGTGGGACGCTGCCGGAACGTACGAACCAGTGGCATACCAAGAATATACAATTAGCAGAGTCTTTAGTCACCCATCGTACAATCCTACGACTCTGCAGTACGACATTACTGTTCTTCGACTAGCGAATCCAGTACCACTGACGCCTATGACTGGCTCTGCAACAACAATCAACAGGGCCTGCCTTCCATCGTCAAGTACTGCAACTTATACTGGACAGAG ATGTTGGGTGTCAGGATGGGGTAAAAACATGTTTGGCCAGTCGGGGCAATATCAGCAAATTCTCAAGGAAGTAGATGTCCCTATAGTAGCACCCGCTACGTGTCAGGCTGAGATGCAGGCTGCTCGCCTAGGCGCAAGCTTCGTACTTGATACTACATCATTCATTTGTGCTGGAGGGGAAGCCAATAAAGACGCGTGCACA GGTGACGGCGGGTCTGGCCTGGTGTGCCAGGTGAACGGGCAGTGGGTGGTGGTGGGCTTAGTGGCGTGGGGTCTGGGCTGTGCCGCCGCCAACGTGCCCGGTGCTTACGTCAACGTCGCTGCACTGCTGCCGTGGATACAGACCCAGGTTGCTACCGCATAA